In Gemmatimonadetes bacterium T265, one DNA window encodes the following:
- a CDS encoding short chain dehydrogenase produces the protein MSVADPSAGAAGPLAGKTLFITGGSRGIGLAIARRAARDGANVVVAAKTDVPHPKLPGTVHSAAAEIEAAGGRALGLVCDIRSEEQVQAAIDRAVAAFGGIDVVVNNASAISLTPTAETPIKRYDLMQAVNARGTFLCTQLALPHLRRAANPHVLTLSPPLDLRPRWFAGHVAYSIAKYGMSLCTLGMAEEFRGEGIAVNSLWPLTAIDTAAVRNVLGGDRMARMSRSPEIVADAAHAILARPARECTGNFFIDEEVLREEGVTDFARYAPQGGEGGLVADFFVPEEVLARSETKVVQVL, from the coding sequence ATGAGCGTCGCAGACCCGTCCGCCGGGGCCGCCGGCCCCCTCGCCGGCAAGACGTTGTTCATCACCGGGGGGAGCCGCGGCATCGGGCTCGCCATCGCGCGGCGGGCGGCGCGCGACGGCGCGAACGTCGTCGTCGCGGCGAAGACCGACGTGCCGCACCCCAAGCTCCCGGGCACGGTGCACAGCGCCGCCGCCGAGATCGAGGCGGCGGGGGGGCGGGCGCTCGGCCTCGTCTGCGACATCCGCTCCGAGGAGCAGGTGCAGGCGGCGATCGATCGGGCGGTGGCCGCGTTCGGCGGGATCGACGTCGTGGTGAACAACGCGAGCGCGATCAGCCTCACGCCGACGGCCGAGACGCCGATCAAGCGCTACGACCTGATGCAGGCGGTGAACGCGCGCGGGACGTTCCTCTGCACGCAGCTCGCGCTGCCGCACCTGCGCCGCGCGGCGAACCCGCACGTGCTCACGCTCTCGCCGCCGCTCGACCTGCGCCCGCGCTGGTTCGCGGGCCACGTGGCGTACTCGATCGCGAAGTACGGCATGAGCCTGTGCACGCTCGGCATGGCCGAGGAGTTCCGCGGAGAGGGGATCGCGGTGAACTCGCTCTGGCCGCTCACCGCGATCGACACGGCGGCCGTGCGCAACGTGCTCGGCGGAGACCGGATGGCGCGCATGAGCCGGTCCCCGGAGATCGTCGCCGACGCGGCGCACGCGATCCTCGCGCGGCCAGCGCGGGAGTGCACCGGCAACTTCTTCATCGACGAGGAGGTGCTCCGCGAGGAGGGGGTGACGGACTTCGCCCGGTACGCGCCGCAGGGCGGAGAGGGGGGGCTCGTCGCGGACTTTTTCGTGCCGGAGGAGGTACTCGCGCGATCGGAGACGAAGGTGGTGCAGGTGTTGTAA
- a CDS encoding hydrolase → MSALPASVPTSRASVAYRSVRVADVDVFYREAGPPDAPAVLLLHGFPTSSHMFRDLIPALATTYRVVAPDLPGFGFSAAPDRATFAYTFDHLAEVVADFTDAVGLASYALYVFDYGAPVGLRLAAARPERVTALVSQNGNAYTEGLSAGWDPIRRYWEAPTPANREALRSFLEPATTRWQYLDGVPDPTAMSPDGYTLDSALLARPGMDEIQLDLLGDYRHNVESYPDFQAYFRAHRPPLLAVWGQNDPFFLPAGAEAFRRDLPDAEVQLLDTGHFALETHHAEVAAAMHEFLGRVLAPAAVA, encoded by the coding sequence ATGTCCGCGCTTCCCGCGTCCGTTCCCACGTCCCGCGCCTCGGTCGCGTACCGCAGCGTGCGCGTCGCCGACGTCGACGTGTTCTACCGCGAGGCCGGCCCGCCGGACGCGCCCGCCGTGCTCCTCCTGCACGGCTTCCCGACGTCCTCGCACATGTTCCGCGACCTGATCCCGGCGCTCGCGACGACGTACCGCGTGGTCGCCCCGGACCTGCCGGGCTTCGGCTTCAGCGCCGCCCCGGACCGCGCGACGTTCGCGTACACGTTCGACCACCTGGCCGAGGTCGTCGCCGACTTTACCGACGCGGTCGGCCTCGCGAGCTACGCGCTCTACGTCTTCGACTACGGCGCGCCGGTCGGCCTCCGCCTCGCCGCGGCGCGGCCGGAGCGCGTGACGGCGCTCGTGTCCCAGAACGGGAACGCGTACACCGAGGGGCTGAGCGCCGGCTGGGACCCGATCCGGCGCTACTGGGAGGCGCCGACGCCCGCGAACCGCGAGGCGCTCCGCTCGTTCCTCGAGCCTGCGACGACGCGCTGGCAGTACCTCGACGGCGTGCCCGACCCGACCGCGATGTCCCCGGACGGCTACACGCTCGACTCGGCGCTCCTCGCGCGGCCCGGCATGGACGAGATCCAACTCGACCTGCTCGGCGACTACCGGCACAACGTCGAGAGCTACCCGGACTTCCAGGCGTACTTCCGCGCGCACCGCCCGCCGCTGCTGGCCGTCTGGGGGCAGAACGACCCGTTCTTCCTCCCCGCGGGGGCGGAGGCGTTCCGGCGCGACCTGCCCGACGCGGAAGTTCAGCTACTCGACACCGGCCACTTCGCGCTCGAGACGCACCACGCGGAGGTCGCGGCCGCGATGCACGAGTTCCTCGGCCGCGTGCTGGCGCCCGCGGCGGTCGCCTAA
- the tolC gene encoding transporter, translating into MLIAAQPPVTPPVTQAPVVFDTAAPPGTLASDSATGRPITLADAIRTAQRAAPGAIQARGQVRAADVTRRFAYAQFLPNVQVTGGLVRQINVTQRVNSQTGELVTGAYQTTTGLSATLTLFDGFQRVNTLRAARAQGVAAGANTQATNASLALSVKQQYFTAVAARETEAATRDQLAQAQAQLAIASAKLRAQTATKSDSLQAVIAVNTARLAALQAQTDRANADATLTRVIGADRPVSATADGLPDDTTLTADSVSLARLAAAGPVVRQAQATAQQARYTAKAARAAYFPSLSLGYSRNLSGASSTLDPFGTSYVPSGQLRLSLSLPVFDQFSTAVNVANSEVSLANSEANVRDQELAAQQTLVQAINGLRTARQQVAAETDAIAAAQENLRVQSQRYQLGVATSLDVLTAQSTLTQARLALVQARFSARTARAQLEALVGDATAAGTTP; encoded by the coding sequence ATGCTCATTGCCGCTCAGCCTCCCGTCACGCCGCCGGTCACACAGGCCCCTGTCGTCTTCGACACGGCCGCTCCTCCCGGCACGCTCGCCTCGGACAGCGCCACCGGGCGTCCGATCACGCTCGCCGACGCGATTCGTACGGCGCAGCGCGCCGCCCCGGGCGCGATCCAGGCGCGCGGGCAGGTGCGCGCGGCCGACGTCACGCGGCGCTTCGCCTACGCCCAGTTCCTGCCTAACGTGCAGGTCACCGGCGGCCTCGTGCGGCAGATCAACGTCACGCAGCGCGTCAACTCGCAGACCGGCGAGCTCGTCACCGGGGCCTACCAGACGACGACGGGGCTGAGCGCCACGCTGACGCTCTTCGACGGCTTCCAGCGCGTCAACACGCTGCGTGCGGCGCGGGCGCAGGGCGTGGCCGCGGGCGCGAACACGCAGGCGACCAACGCGAGCCTGGCCCTCTCGGTCAAGCAGCAGTACTTCACCGCCGTCGCCGCGCGCGAGACCGAGGCGGCCACGCGCGACCAGCTCGCCCAGGCGCAGGCGCAGCTCGCGATCGCGAGCGCCAAGCTGCGCGCGCAGACCGCGACGAAGAGCGACTCGCTGCAGGCGGTGATCGCGGTCAACACGGCCCGGCTCGCGGCGCTCCAGGCGCAGACGGACCGCGCGAACGCCGACGCCACGCTCACCCGCGTGATCGGCGCCGACCGCCCGGTGAGCGCCACCGCGGATGGACTCCCCGACGACACCACGCTTACCGCCGACAGCGTCTCTCTCGCGCGCCTCGCGGCCGCGGGCCCGGTCGTGCGGCAGGCGCAGGCGACCGCGCAGCAGGCCCGGTACACGGCGAAGGCGGCGCGTGCGGCCTACTTCCCCTCGCTCTCGCTCGGCTACAGCCGCAATCTGTCGGGCGCGTCGAGCACACTCGACCCGTTCGGGACGAGCTACGTGCCGAGCGGGCAGCTGCGCCTCTCGCTATCGCTGCCCGTGTTCGACCAGTTCAGCACGGCGGTCAACGTGGCCAACAGCGAGGTCTCGCTCGCCAACAGCGAGGCCAACGTGCGCGACCAGGAGCTCGCGGCACAACAAACGCTGGTGCAGGCGATCAACGGTCTGCGCACGGCACGGCAGCAGGTCGCGGCGGAGACCGACGCGATCGCCGCCGCGCAGGAGAACCTGCGCGTGCAGAGTCAGCGCTACCAACTCGGCGTCGCGACGTCGCTCGACGTGCTCACGGCGCAGTCGACGCTGACGCAGGCCCGGCTCGCGCTCGTGCAGGCCCGGTTCTCCGCCCGCACCGCGCGCGCGCAGCTCGAGGCGCTCGTCGGCGACGCGACGGCCGCCGGTACCACCCCGTGA
- the lpqC gene encoding esterase yields the protein MWVRRARRAAWGAAALGAAFLALRVVWPALVVAAPRTETRTLVVGGRARSYRLHHPEAWDPEQPLPLVLAFHGHTATGRTMEYESGLDAAADRARVLVAYPDGVSRVPALARVPLVGPALAGLTRTWNVGACCAPASTDAVDDVAFAAAVVRTLAADGSVDPARVYATGFSIGGTLALKLACDRAGLVAAVASIEGTMPDVACAPPAPTPVWLVRGGEDAELRADLAENRGQGGSYRFAESMRVALAFWARRNACAGPVVRHATARVATEAYAGCPGALAAAQLLVHGNAHAWPGGRRPWLLAPRPAPGVPLSRWLLTFFLAHGGAPTR from the coding sequence GTGTGGGTGCGCCGCGCGCGGCGCGCCGCCTGGGGCGCCGCGGCGCTCGGCGCGGCGTTCCTCGCGCTGCGCGTCGTCTGGCCCGCGCTCGTCGTCGCCGCGCCGCGCACCGAGACGCGGACGCTCGTCGTCGGTGGCCGCGCGCGGAGCTATCGGCTGCACCACCCCGAGGCGTGGGACCCCGAGCAGCCACTCCCCCTCGTGCTCGCCTTCCACGGCCACACCGCGACCGGACGCACGATGGAGTACGAGTCGGGGCTCGATGCGGCCGCCGACCGGGCGCGCGTGCTCGTCGCCTACCCCGACGGCGTGTCGCGCGTCCCCGCGCTCGCACGCGTGCCGCTCGTCGGCCCCGCGCTCGCCGGCCTCACGCGCACCTGGAACGTCGGCGCCTGCTGCGCGCCCGCGTCGACCGACGCCGTCGACGACGTCGCCTTCGCGGCCGCGGTGGTGCGTACGCTCGCCGCGGACGGGTCGGTGGACCCGGCGCGCGTCTACGCGACCGGCTTCTCGATCGGCGGCACGCTCGCCCTCAAGCTCGCGTGCGACCGCGCCGGGCTCGTCGCCGCGGTCGCGAGTATCGAAGGCACGATGCCCGACGTGGCGTGCGCGCCCCCGGCCCCGACGCCGGTCTGGCTCGTGCGCGGGGGCGAGGACGCGGAGCTGCGCGCCGACCTGGCCGAGAACCGCGGGCAGGGTGGGTCGTATCGGTTTGCGGAGTCGATGCGGGTCGCCCTCGCGTTCTGGGCGCGCCGGAACGCGTGCGCGGGACCCGTGGTTCGGCACGCGACGGCGCGGGTCGCGACGGAAGCCTACGCGGGGTGCCCCGGCGCGCTCGCCGCGGCGCAGCTCCTCGTCCACGGCAACGCGCACGCGTGGCCGGGCGGGCGGCGGCCGTGGCTGCTCGCGCCGCGCCCGGCGCCGGGCGTGCCGCTGTCGCGCTGGCTGCTCACCTTCTTCCTCGCCCACGGCGGCGCGCCCACGCGCTGA
- the sugE gene encoding multidrug transporter: MGWFYLALASLFEVGFTTSLRLSHNFKNVPAVAGFLVCVAGSLLFLELAERAIPLGTAYAIWTGIGAVGTVAIVWFGEPASPVRGLLIAGIIACAIGLKLTAGQ, from the coding sequence GTGGGCTGGTTCTACCTCGCCCTCGCGAGCCTCTTCGAGGTCGGCTTTACGACGTCGCTCCGGCTCAGTCACAACTTCAAGAACGTGCCGGCCGTCGCGGGCTTCCTGGTGTGCGTGGCGGGCAGCCTGTTGTTCCTGGAGCTCGCCGAGCGGGCGATCCCGCTCGGCACCGCGTACGCGATCTGGACCGGGATCGGGGCGGTCGGCACGGTCGCGATCGTCTGGTTCGGCGAGCCCGCGTCGCCGGTGCGCGGGCTGCTCATTGCGGGCATCATCGCGTGCGCGATCGGGCTGAAGCTGACGGCGGGCCAGTAG
- the algU_1 gene encoding RNA polymerase sigma factor encodes MAAADARRTVAFVADAAAPPAGAARTDAGGDVPDAVLVEGAAAGDREAFGALVRRHLAAARGAALSVLGDPADADDCAQDAFVTALTRIEECRPAEKFRAWLLVIVRNRAIDLRRRARVRRAESLDDDDRAAGLAGALATGGLAVGASGAGTLDAAERADARAHLRAALASLTETRRAVVVLHDVEGWTHREIGDHLGIAEGTVRAHLFWARRALRERLSAEWRRGADG; translated from the coding sequence GTGGCCGCCGCTGACGCGCGCCGCACGGTCGCCTTCGTCGCCGACGCGGCCGCGCCCCCTGCGGGCGCGGCCCGCACGGACGCGGGCGGCGACGTGCCCGACGCGGTGCTCGTCGAGGGCGCGGCGGCTGGCGACCGCGAGGCGTTCGGCGCGCTCGTCCGCCGCCACCTCGCGGCTGCGCGCGGCGCCGCCCTCTCGGTCCTCGGCGATCCGGCGGACGCGGACGACTGCGCCCAGGACGCGTTCGTGACCGCGCTGACGCGCATCGAGGAGTGCCGGCCCGCGGAGAAGTTCCGCGCCTGGCTGCTCGTCATCGTGCGCAACCGCGCGATCGACCTCCGCCGCCGCGCCCGCGTGCGGCGCGCGGAGTCGCTCGACGACGACGACCGCGCGGCGGGCCTCGCCGGCGCGCTCGCGACCGGCGGGCTCGCGGTCGGGGCGTCCGGTGCGGGCACGCTGGACGCGGCCGAGCGGGCGGACGCGCGCGCACACCTGCGCGCCGCGCTCGCCTCGCTCACCGAGACCCGCCGCGCCGTCGTCGTGCTGCACGACGTGGAGGGGTGGACCCACCGCGAGATCGGAGACCATCTAGGGATCGCCGAGGGGACCGTGCGCGCGCACCTGTTCTGGGCGCGGCGCGCGCTCCGCGAGCGGTTGAGCGCCGAATGGCGGCGCGGAGCTGACGGATGA
- a CDS encoding molybdopterin-binding protein, with translation MAEGFVSRGFRGRPRAPGGGRVPPGQYLTTDFPVLSAGPTPRTPAADWSFTVRGWTDGPAGEPGERADVGPSARWTWDEFRALPSVSVTKDIHCVTKWTKFDTRWEGVSVDALLAAADAAGVARAAYVVAFCDGGYTTNLPIADVTGDKAWVVFGYDGAPLAPEHGGPARLLVPHLYFWKSAKWVRGLALSDRDRPGFWESLGYHNRGDPWQEQRYSGD, from the coding sequence ATGGCAGAAGGCTTCGTCTCGCGCGGGTTCCGCGGCCGGCCGCGCGCGCCCGGGGGTGGGCGCGTCCCGCCCGGGCAGTACCTGACCACAGACTTTCCCGTGCTCTCGGCGGGTCCGACGCCGCGTACGCCCGCGGCCGACTGGTCGTTCACGGTCCGCGGCTGGACGGACGGGCCGGCGGGCGAGCCCGGGGAACGTGCGGACGTCGGACCGTCGGCGCGCTGGACGTGGGACGAGTTCCGAGCGCTCCCGAGCGTCTCGGTGACGAAAGACATTCATTGCGTCACCAAGTGGACCAAATTCGACACGCGGTGGGAGGGCGTTTCGGTGGACGCGCTGCTCGCCGCGGCCGACGCGGCGGGCGTGGCGCGCGCGGCGTACGTGGTCGCCTTCTGCGACGGCGGGTACACGACCAACCTGCCGATCGCCGACGTGACGGGCGACAAGGCGTGGGTGGTCTTCGGCTACGACGGCGCCCCGCTCGCGCCCGAGCACGGCGGGCCGGCGCGGCTCCTGGTGCCGCACCTGTACTTCTGGAAGAGCGCGAAGTGGGTGCGCGGCCTCGCCCTGAGCGACCGCGACCGGCCGGGGTTCTGGGAGTCGCTCGGCTACCACAACCGCGGCGACCCGTGGCAGGAACAGCGGTACAGCGGGGATTGA
- a CDS encoding amidase: protein MQPAERPVCLLPLRVALLMDRRSFLGAGVSAGALAAVRPGGVAPAAPAPFTPPPFAFEEATVDDLQRAMAGGQTSARALAAAYLARIDAVDRPGGGRPGMAAVIEVNPDALAEAARLDAERKAGRVRGPLHGIPVLLKDNVDTGDRMQTTAGSLALAGPPAPRDATLAARLRAAGAVLLGKTNLSEWANFRSTRSSSGWSGRGGQTRNPYALDRSPCGSSSGSGAAVAANLCALAVGTETDGSIVCPSGVNGVVGIKPTLGLVSRAGVIPIAHSQDTAGPMARTVRDAALLLGALAAGGADPRDAATAPAQAHVAADYAAGLDAGALRGARVGVLRSSFGFHAETDRVMEGALRVLRDAGAVLVDPVAIATTGKWDTTENDVLQYELKADMNAYLAERARGLDASAQNAAGRNAAGDPMPRTLADLIAFNTRHADRELQWFGQELFEQSQARGPLTDAAYQKALADNRRLAGAEGIDATLAAHRLDAIVAPTNGPAWTIDLVVGDHFGGGYSSPSAVAGYPHVTVPAGFVHGLPVGLSFFAGAWSEPRLIRLAYAFEQATRARRAPTFRPTIA, encoded by the coding sequence TTGCAACCGGCCGAACGGCCGGTTTGCCTCTTGCCCCTCCGCGTCGCCTTACTCATGGATCGTCGCTCCTTCCTCGGCGCCGGCGTGAGCGCCGGTGCGCTCGCCGCGGTCCGCCCCGGCGGCGTCGCGCCTGCCGCGCCCGCGCCGTTCACCCCGCCGCCGTTCGCCTTCGAGGAGGCGACCGTCGACGACCTGCAGCGGGCGATGGCGGGCGGGCAGACCTCGGCGCGCGCGCTCGCGGCGGCCTACCTCGCGCGCATCGACGCGGTCGACCGCCCCGGCGGCGGCCGGCCGGGGATGGCCGCGGTGATCGAGGTGAACCCGGACGCGCTGGCGGAGGCGGCGCGTCTGGACGCGGAGCGCAAGGCCGGGCGCGTGCGCGGGCCGCTCCACGGCATCCCCGTGCTGCTCAAGGACAACGTCGACACCGGCGACCGGATGCAGACCACGGCGGGCTCGCTCGCCCTCGCCGGGCCGCCGGCGCCGCGCGACGCGACGCTCGCCGCCCGGCTGCGCGCGGCCGGCGCCGTGCTGTTAGGCAAGACCAACCTCAGCGAGTGGGCGAACTTCCGCTCGACGCGCTCGTCGAGCGGCTGGAGCGGGCGCGGCGGCCAGACGCGGAACCCGTACGCGCTCGACCGCTCGCCGTGCGGCTCGAGCTCCGGCTCGGGCGCGGCCGTCGCGGCCAACCTCTGCGCGCTCGCCGTCGGCACCGAGACCGACGGGTCGATCGTCTGCCCCTCGGGCGTCAACGGGGTCGTCGGCATCAAGCCCACGCTCGGCCTCGTCAGCCGCGCGGGCGTGATCCCGATCGCGCACTCGCAGGACACCGCCGGCCCGATGGCGCGCACGGTGCGCGACGCGGCGCTGTTGTTAGGCGCGCTCGCCGCCGGGGGCGCCGACCCGCGCGACGCCGCGACCGCCCCCGCCCAGGCGCACGTCGCGGCCGACTACGCGGCCGGCCTCGATGCCGGCGCGCTCCGCGGCGCCCGCGTCGGCGTGCTGCGCTCGAGCTTCGGCTTTCACGCCGAGACCGACCGCGTGATGGAGGGCGCGCTCCGGGTGCTCCGCGACGCGGGCGCCGTCCTCGTCGACCCGGTCGCGATCGCGACCACGGGCAAGTGGGACACGACCGAGAACGACGTTCTGCAGTACGAGCTCAAGGCCGACATGAACGCCTACCTCGCCGAGCGCGCGCGCGGGCTCGACGCCTCGGCGCAGAACGCGGCCGGGCGGAACGCGGCCGGCGACCCGATGCCTCGCACGCTCGCCGACCTGATCGCCTTCAACACCCGGCATGCCGACCGCGAGTTGCAGTGGTTCGGCCAGGAGTTGTTCGAGCAAAGCCAGGCGCGCGGCCCGCTCACCGACGCGGCGTACCAGAAGGCGCTCGCCGACAACCGGCGCCTCGCCGGCGCGGAGGGGATCGACGCGACGCTCGCCGCGCACCGCCTCGACGCGATCGTCGCCCCGACGAACGGCCCGGCCTGGACGATCGACCTCGTCGTCGGCGACCACTTCGGCGGTGGCTACTCCTCGCCGTCGGCGGTCGCGGGCTACCCGCACGTAACGGTGCCCGCCGGCTTCGTGCACGGGCTGCCGGTGGGGCTGTCCTTCTTCGCCGGCGCGTGGAGCGAGCCGCGGTTGATCCGTCTCGCCTACGCGTTCGAGCAGGCGACCCGCGCCCGGCGCGCGCCAACGTTCCGGCCCACGATTGCGTGA
- a CDS encoding DNA-directed RNA polymerase sigma-70 factor, with product MRSPAAAFHEGDSPAEDDRALLARLRTGADDDPGTSAAFDAIFRRWYAPLVGVADRMLRDTAAAEELAQDVLLELWRRRATLDTGDEPGPYLIRAVRNRALNRLRHARVATRAAPLLAVDEASPVAGPAAEAVERELAMAIDAAVAALPPGCRQVFLMSRAQGLRYSDIAATLGISPKTVEAQMGRALRLLRARLGPWLPGGDEAG from the coding sequence TTGCGTTCTCCAGCCGCCGCGTTTCACGAGGGCGATTCGCCAGCCGAGGACGACCGCGCCCTGCTCGCGCGACTGCGGACCGGCGCCGACGACGACCCGGGGACGTCCGCGGCGTTCGACGCGATCTTCCGGCGGTGGTACGCGCCGCTCGTCGGCGTCGCCGATCGCATGCTGCGCGACACGGCGGCGGCCGAGGAACTCGCGCAGGACGTACTACTCGAACTCTGGCGACGTCGCGCGACCCTCGACACGGGGGACGAGCCCGGGCCGTACCTCATCCGTGCGGTCCGCAACCGCGCCCTCAACCGCCTGCGCCACGCGCGCGTCGCCACGCGCGCGGCCCCGCTCCTCGCCGTCGACGAAGCGTCGCCCGTCGCCGGGCCCGCGGCCGAAGCGGTCGAGCGCGAGCTCGCGATGGCGATCGATGCGGCGGTCGCGGCACTCCCGCCGGGGTGCCGCCAGGTGTTCCTGATGAGCCGCGCGCAGGGCCTTCGCTACAGCGACATCGCCGCCACGCTCGGCATTTCCCCAAAAACTGTCGAGGCACAGATGGGGCGTGCCCTCCGCCTCCTCCGCGCCCGGCTCGGCCCGTGGTTGCCGGGGGGCGACGAGGCGGGTTAA
- a CDS encoding multidrug ABC transporter substrate-binding protein, translating into MAVTLRPPAESSVDDSSAATPGLPSPPPAAPVRPAAPRDTVRPTPSRRGGMQFGEILRVSLEALRVNKMRSVLTMLGIIIGVGAVIAMLALGRGAQDAVRSRIASLGTTLLNVIPGQVFTGGVASGSDRAPLKVQDYEFLQQRAQVTAAVEPEMTKQLQVQLGTSNANTQVIGTTPNYADVRRYTMQAGRMFTASDDAGRKRVAVVGATTAINLGVTNAADLVGQDLRIGGQAFTVIGVFAPKGGATGFNDPDDEVVVPLSTARFRLFGTENLRTISVLAPSEAQIPETMAEVQKIMRRAHRTPQGRPDDFQIRSQADFLNTLGETTQVFTYLLAGVATVSLLVGGIGIMNIMLVSVTERTREVGVRKALGASRATILLQFLTEAVVLCALGGLVGIAIGWGTAAALHTFLGWSTEVSPQSVVLAFLFSAVVGVIFGTWPARRAASLDPIQALRYE; encoded by the coding sequence ATGGCCGTCACGCTCCGTCCGCCCGCCGAGTCGTCGGTCGATGACTCGTCCGCGGCGACGCCCGGGCTCCCGAGTCCGCCGCCCGCGGCGCCGGTCCGCCCGGCCGCGCCCCGCGACACGGTGCGCCCCACGCCGTCGCGCCGCGGCGGGATGCAGTTCGGCGAGATCCTCCGCGTCTCGCTCGAGGCGCTGCGCGTCAACAAGATGCGCTCCGTGCTCACGATGCTCGGCATCATCATCGGCGTCGGCGCGGTGATCGCGATGCTCGCCCTCGGCCGCGGCGCGCAGGACGCCGTGCGGAGCCGCATCGCGTCGCTCGGCACCACGCTGCTCAACGTGATCCCGGGGCAGGTGTTCACGGGCGGCGTCGCCTCCGGCAGCGACCGCGCGCCGCTCAAGGTGCAGGACTACGAGTTCCTGCAGCAGCGGGCGCAGGTCACCGCCGCCGTCGAGCCCGAGATGACGAAGCAGCTGCAGGTGCAGCTCGGGACGTCGAACGCGAACACGCAGGTCATCGGCACGACGCCGAACTACGCCGACGTGCGCCGCTACACGATGCAGGCCGGGCGCATGTTCACCGCGTCCGACGACGCCGGGCGCAAGCGCGTCGCGGTCGTCGGCGCGACGACGGCCATCAACCTCGGCGTGACCAACGCGGCCGACCTGGTCGGGCAGGATCTCCGCATCGGCGGCCAGGCGTTCACCGTGATCGGCGTGTTCGCCCCGAAGGGCGGCGCGACGGGCTTCAACGACCCGGACGACGAGGTCGTGGTACCGCTCTCGACCGCGCGCTTCCGGCTGTTCGGCACGGAGAACCTGCGCACGATCAGCGTGCTCGCGCCGAGCGAGGCGCAGATCCCCGAGACGATGGCGGAGGTGCAGAAGATCATGCGCCGCGCCCACCGCACGCCGCAAGGGCGCCCCGACGACTTCCAGATCCGCAGCCAGGCCGACTTCCTCAACACGTTAGGCGAGACGACGCAGGTGTTCACCTACCTCCTCGCCGGCGTCGCGACGGTGTCGCTGCTGGTGGGCGGGATCGGGATCATGAACATCATGCTCGTCTCGGTCACGGAGCGCACGCGCGAGGTCGGCGTGCGCAAGGCGCTGGGCGCGTCGCGCGCGACGATCCTCTTGCAGTTCCTCACGGAGGCGGTGGTCCTCTGCGCGTTGGGCGGCCTGGTCGGGATCGCGATCGGGTGGGGGACGGCGGCGGCGCTGCACACGTTCCTCGGCTGGAGTACCGAGGTGTCGCCGCAGTCGGTAGTGCTCGCGTTCCTCTTCTCGGCGGTGGTCGGCGTGATCTTCGGGACGTGGCCCGCGAGGAGGGCGGCGTCGCTCGATCCGATTCAGGCGTTGAGGTACGAGTAG
- a CDS encoding oxidoreductase, with protein sequence MEPTNAPTSGPAAGAVLAPRLPWRVATVAEVAPETPRVRTLRLDVPGWPGHRAGQHVDVRLTAPDGYRVERSYSIASAPATPNAPVRRIELTVERIEGGEVSPYLTDELRPGDGLELRGPVGGYFTWAADDGGPLFLVAGGSGVVPLAAMARTRAAHAGAAHGGVPARLLYSARTAGDLIFRAELDALGAGGSGFRVAYALTRERPAGWAGYARRVDAAMLADAGWEAAERPLVFVCGPTPFVEAVATACVALGHAPERIKTERFGSTGA encoded by the coding sequence ATGGAGCCGACGAACGCGCCGACGTCGGGGCCCGCGGCCGGCGCCGTGCTCGCGCCCCGCCTGCCGTGGCGCGTCGCGACCGTGGCGGAGGTGGCCCCCGAGACCCCGCGCGTCCGCACGCTCCGGCTCGACGTGCCGGGGTGGCCGGGCCACCGCGCCGGCCAGCACGTCGACGTGCGCCTCACCGCCCCCGACGGCTACCGGGTGGAGCGCAGCTACTCGATCGCCTCGGCGCCGGCGACGCCCAACGCGCCCGTCCGGCGGATCGAGCTCACCGTCGAGCGGATTGAGGGCGGCGAGGTGTCGCCGTACCTGACTGACGAACTACGGCCGGGCGACGGCCTGGAGTTGCGCGGGCCCGTCGGCGGGTACTTCACGTGGGCGGCGGACGACGGCGGGCCGCTCTTCCTCGTGGCCGGCGGGTCGGGCGTGGTGCCGCTCGCGGCGATGGCGCGGACGCGCGCGGCCCACGCGGGTGCGGCCCACGGCGGCGTGCCCGCGCGCCTGCTCTACTCGGCGCGCACGGCCGGCGACCTGATCTTCCGCGCCGAGCTGGACGCGTTAGGCGCCGGCGGGTCGGGGTTCCGCGTCGCGTACGCGCTCACGCGCGAGCGCCCCGCGGGGTGGGCCGGGTACGCGCGGCGCGTAGACGCCGCCATGCTCGCCGACGCGGGGTGGGAAGCGGCGGAGCGGCCGCTCGTGTTCGTGTGTGGCCCCACGCCGTTCGTCGAGGCGGTGGCCACGGCGTGCGTGGCGCTCGGCCACGCGCCCGAGCGGATCAAGACCGAGCGCTTCGGGTCGACCGGGGCCTAA